A DNA window from Chitinibacter fontanus contains the following coding sequences:
- a CDS encoding sugar ABC transporter substrate-binding protein: protein MQQSRIHLAIAAVATAIALPTFAAEPIIGLITKTETNPFFVKMKEGASAEAKAKGAKLLSAAGKTDGDNAGQVTAIENMIAAGAKTILITPSDSKAIVPSIKKAREKGVLVIALDSPTEPANATDALFATDNFKAGVLIGNYAKATMAGKPAKIATLDLFPGHPVGAQRHNGFLEGFGLKSLDAKSNELAKPAEVVCMADSFGDQAKGQTAMENCLQKNPDINVVYTINEPAAAGAFNALKKAGKEKGVLVVSVDGGCQGIKDVGAGKIAATSQQYPLKMAAMGVAAGVEYAKTGKKPSGYTDTGVTLIAAKAVAGVDSKDTKTGMDLCWGNK from the coding sequence ATGCAACAGAGCCGCATCCATCTTGCCATTGCCGCTGTCGCAACTGCGATTGCTCTTCCCACCTTCGCGGCTGAACCGATTATCGGCCTGATTACCAAGACAGAAACCAACCCTTTCTTTGTCAAAATGAAAGAAGGTGCCAGCGCTGAAGCCAAAGCCAAAGGCGCCAAGCTGCTATCTGCCGCAGGTAAAACGGATGGTGATAATGCAGGGCAAGTTACTGCAATCGAAAACATGATTGCCGCTGGCGCTAAAACCATTCTGATTACTCCAAGCGACTCAAAGGCCATTGTCCCCAGCATTAAAAAAGCACGCGAAAAAGGCGTACTGGTGATTGCACTGGATAGCCCCACTGAGCCAGCCAATGCAACTGATGCACTGTTTGCCACTGACAACTTCAAAGCTGGCGTTTTAATTGGCAACTACGCCAAAGCCACGATGGCGGGCAAACCCGCAAAAATCGCCACCTTAGACCTATTTCCAGGACACCCAGTTGGCGCACAACGTCACAACGGCTTTTTGGAAGGTTTTGGCCTCAAATCGCTCGATGCTAAAAGCAATGAGTTAGCCAAGCCGGCCGAAGTAGTCTGCATGGCCGATAGCTTTGGCGACCAAGCCAAAGGCCAAACCGCGATGGAAAACTGTTTGCAGAAGAATCCAGATATCAACGTGGTGTACACCATCAACGAACCAGCAGCTGCTGGTGCGTTTAACGCGCTGAAAAAAGCCGGCAAAGAAAAAGGTGTGCTGGTGGTATCGGTGGATGGCGGCTGCCAAGGCATTAAAGATGTTGGTGCAGGCAAAATCGCCGCGACCTCACAGCAATACCCACTAAAAATGGCGGCGATGGGCGTTGCTGCTGGCGTTGAATATGCCAAAACCGGCAAAAAACCTTCGGGCTACACCGACACTGGCGTAACGCTGATTGCGGCCAAAGCCGTAGCTGGCGTGGATAGCAAAGACACCAAAACCGGTATGGATTTGTGCTGGGGCAATAAATAA
- a CDS encoding ABC transporter permease, with amino-acid sequence MPSWKEQLPSIGTLGPFIALLIACGFFSLQSEQFLTGANFSLILQQVMVVGLIAIGQTLIILTAGIDLSCGMVMALGGVVMTKVAHDYGVHPVLAIAAGFAVTAGFGLINGLLVTRIKLPSFIVTLGTMNIAFAITQLYSQSQTITDLPAGMTFLGTTFSIGQTEVAYGTVLMLAMYGASWLWLRETASGRHIYAVGNNPEATRLTGIATHKVLLMVYVLAGLCYGVASLLSVARTGVGDPNAGQTENLDAITAVVLGGTSLFGGRGIVLGSLIGAMIVGVFRNGLTLMGVSSVYQILITGILVILAVATDQLSRKGGR; translated from the coding sequence ATGCCGAGCTGGAAAGAACAATTACCGTCGATTGGCACTCTGGGGCCGTTTATTGCCCTGCTGATCGCTTGCGGCTTCTTTTCGCTGCAAAGTGAGCAGTTTCTCACTGGAGCGAATTTCTCGCTGATTTTGCAACAAGTCATGGTAGTGGGCCTGATTGCGATCGGCCAAACATTGATTATTCTGACCGCAGGCATCGACTTATCCTGCGGGATGGTGATGGCACTGGGCGGGGTCGTGATGACCAAAGTGGCCCATGATTACGGCGTTCACCCCGTATTGGCCATTGCTGCCGGCTTTGCCGTTACCGCAGGCTTCGGGCTTATTAATGGCCTCTTAGTCACCCGGATTAAATTGCCTTCATTTATCGTCACCTTGGGCACGATGAATATTGCGTTTGCGATCACCCAGCTCTATTCGCAATCGCAAACCATTACCGATTTACCCGCTGGCATGACCTTCCTAGGTACGACCTTTAGCATCGGCCAAACCGAGGTCGCCTATGGCACGGTACTGATGCTGGCCATGTATGGCGCCTCGTGGCTGTGGCTGCGTGAAACCGCCTCAGGCCGCCATATTTATGCGGTCGGCAATAACCCTGAAGCCACACGCTTGACCGGGATCGCAACCCACAAGGTATTGCTGATGGTGTATGTGCTGGCCGGTTTGTGCTACGGGGTAGCGTCCCTTTTGTCGGTAGCTCGCACTGGCGTGGGTGACCCTAATGCGGGTCAAACCGAAAACCTAGATGCCATTACCGCAGTCGTACTAGGTGGCACCAGCTTATTTGGTGGGCGCGGCATTGTGCTTGGCTCACTCATTGGTGCCATGATTGTGGGGGTATTTCGCAACGGGCTAACACTGATGGGGGTTTCATCGGTATACCAGATCTTAATCACCGGTATTTTGGTCATTCTTGCTGTTGCTACCGACCAACTTTCCCGTAAAGGAGGCCGCTAA
- a CDS encoding ATP-binding cassette domain-containing protein, protein MSQATELEINARALTQDTRPLVLQAKGLVKRYGQVTALDGADFELRAGEIMAVIGDNGAGKSSLIKALSGAIEPDSGEILLDGQAVHFKSPIDARRAGIETVYQDLAVAPAMTIAENLFLGREIRRDNLLGQWFGALDKKRMLKDSIAYMQELKIGIRSMGQAVETLSGGQRQGVAVARAAAFARHVVIMDEPTAALGVKEGNMVLELIRNVRDRGLPVVLISHNMPHVFEIADRIHVARLGRRAAILNPKAITMSDAVAVMTGAMKPEDIPAHWLAN, encoded by the coding sequence ATGAGCCAAGCAACTGAACTTGAAATCAACGCTCGGGCACTAACACAAGACACTCGCCCTTTAGTATTACAGGCCAAAGGGCTGGTAAAACGCTACGGTCAAGTGACCGCACTGGATGGCGCTGATTTTGAATTGCGCGCCGGAGAAATCATGGCGGTGATTGGTGATAATGGCGCGGGCAAATCATCACTGATTAAAGCCCTATCAGGGGCAATCGAGCCCGATAGCGGCGAGATTTTACTTGATGGGCAAGCAGTTCACTTCAAAAGCCCAATCGACGCACGTCGCGCAGGTATTGAAACGGTGTATCAGGATTTAGCCGTCGCACCTGCAATGACCATTGCCGAAAACCTGTTTCTGGGGCGTGAGATTCGCCGGGATAATTTGCTGGGTCAATGGTTTGGTGCGCTGGATAAAAAACGCATGCTCAAAGACAGCATCGCGTACATGCAAGAGCTAAAAATTGGCATTCGCTCAATGGGGCAAGCTGTTGAAACCTTATCAGGTGGCCAGCGCCAAGGCGTGGCAGTTGCCCGTGCGGCGGCATTTGCCCGTCATGTGGTGATCATGGACGAGCCAACTGCAGCACTGGGTGTCAAGGAAGGCAATATGGTGCTAGAGCTCATCCGCAACGTCCGTGATCGCGGCTTACCGGTCGTGCTGATTAGCCACAATATGCCGCACGTTTTCGAGATCGCAGACCGTATTCACGTTGCCCGTCTAGGGCGTCGCGCCGCAATCCTCAACCCCAAAGCCATCACGATGAGTGATGCTGTAGCAGTCATGACCGGCGCGATGAAACCTGAAGACATCCCAGCTCACTGGCTTGCCAATTAA
- a CDS encoding RbsD/FucU family protein has translation MLKGIDPLLTPDLLKVLAEMGHGDEIVIADANFTAASLAADKPLLHLAGAGVARAVEAVLSLLPIDQDVAQPIAYMQVSHQPEGWRSALQRHVIQSMAEQGHAQENQVAAVERFAFYDRVKQAYAIVLTSELQPYGNFILKKGVICEPLAG, from the coding sequence ATGCTAAAAGGGATTGACCCTCTTCTCACCCCTGATTTACTCAAGGTGCTGGCCGAAATGGGGCATGGCGATGAAATAGTCATCGCCGACGCCAACTTCACCGCCGCCTCACTGGCCGCAGATAAACCACTACTCCACTTGGCCGGCGCAGGTGTCGCCCGTGCTGTCGAGGCGGTATTGAGCTTATTGCCAATTGATCAGGATGTGGCTCAGCCCATTGCTTATATGCAGGTAAGTCATCAACCCGAAGGTTGGCGCAGTGCCTTGCAGCGCCATGTCATTCAATCAATGGCGGAACAAGGGCACGCTCAAGAAAACCAAGTCGCAGCGGTGGAACGATTTGCTTTCTATGATCGCGTCAAGCAAGCTTACGCGATTGTTTTAACCAGCGAATTACAGCCGTATGGCAACTTCATCCTCAAAAAAGGGGTTATCTGTGAACCGCTCGCCGGATAA
- a CDS encoding MarR family transcriptional regulator, producing the protein MNRSPDKHLTDSASKAPKLKPRGSSQDGLRQYNERVVLQAIRLNGRLPGAEIARLTKLTAQSISMITKRLLEDELLIKETPQRGKVGQPSVPLALNPDGAYAIGVKIGRRSLDVLLVDFTGAVRQRWDLHYDFAAPDRVLAHIAECLGKIKQLLGATHWARIQGIGIAAPLNMGAGSNY; encoded by the coding sequence GTGAACCGCTCGCCGGATAAACACCTTACCGATTCTGCGTCCAAGGCTCCTAAGCTCAAGCCAAGGGGCTCTTCACAAGACGGGTTACGGCAATACAACGAACGCGTGGTGTTGCAAGCGATCCGCCTCAATGGGCGCTTACCGGGAGCGGAAATCGCACGGCTAACCAAACTCACCGCGCAATCGATTTCTATGATCACGAAGCGTCTGCTCGAAGATGAATTATTGATCAAAGAAACCCCGCAGCGCGGTAAAGTTGGCCAGCCTTCTGTGCCACTAGCGCTCAATCCAGATGGCGCGTATGCCATTGGGGTCAAAATTGGCCGTCGCAGCCTTGATGTGCTGCTAGTTGATTTCACGGGCGCGGTACGGCAACGCTGGGATCTGCATTACGATTTTGCTGCGCCAGATCGCGTCCTTGCCCATATTGCGGAGTGCCTTGGCAAGATCAAACAACTGCTTGGGGCTACACACTGGGCACGTATTCAGGGTATCGGGATTGCCGCACCACTGAATATGGGGGCTGGCAGCAATTACTAG